The Gigantopelta aegis isolate Gae_Host chromosome 9, Gae_host_genome, whole genome shotgun sequence genomic sequence taactgcagtttcagttatttcctttgtctttgttaattttgtatctatggtatttatacaaattgcagttacacgtacactgaattagtttacaataatcatatttgttagataatgctagatatatatttgtaaaactgtgaggtgacatttaataaattagctggattttaaaaagaccataaaattttatttttttaacggtttttgtttgtttgtttgtttgtttgttgtttttttataaatgaatatactgtgaagtcagcattcttagcttaggtattttacaagcagaaatcacatcaagcatttaacacgacgctgaaattaACAGCatggcgcaaattatgaaattgttgggggtggggaattgatgggttatttaaaaaaaagtgttatgcTCTCACACCAGTACATGATTTTCTcatgcattttaaacattatagcaatttttttttattacatatatatttgttgttgttcatttgatCTCGACGACAGACAAATACGCCTGTGACTGCCGGCCTGCCCGGTTAAGCATTGTAAGgcattaaaatcatataataggTGTCCACGTTGTTTATTGGTCAAAATCTCGAACCGTAACCAATTGTCAGCATGCTTATTTCCCACGCAGGTTTATTTGGATTCATAATGTCGGACAAAATCTCACTCCTTGTGAAAGTTCCAACTTAAGAGCTCTGTTATATAGACCGACAGATGATGTAGATCTATCCCGAGTACTCGGCTATTAGAGccagagctagacggacatttgaataCCGGTAGTTAAaactttttttacaattaatcaaaaaaaatatatatatacatgtatagttaaaTACATAGTACATAAATGTAGAAAATACCCTACCACGCTTACATTTCATTTCCACCATTCCATTTGTTTCGTCATTTACTGACCATTAGAAAacgttttatgtttttaatattttgatgttttactatagcactgaaaatgtatcatgtttttaatatttttgtgtttgactatatcgcactcaaaacattttaagtttgtaatatttttttatttcactgtATCACACTCgaaacattttaactttttaatatttttattatgtttcagAAAAAAGAAAGCACGATGCCATTGCTGCTTCTACAGCTTTGTCACATTTGTTGGTGGACCATCTAAATGCTGGGTAAATGTGATGGAATTATTATTGAACAATAATACAAAACTGTTGATGTTAATAACCATTTTATTAGGTGTAGAATGGAGAATTcaattacaagtacatgtaactTTAGACTAATGTTCAGAGTCCAGCAAatcatgacaaaaaaaaaaattcaaggcTGACACTGGAAgacattttggtttagccaattttcaaataattagagaatttcattgaaaataattaaaatgtggttaatttaaggaatattttattgacCAAAgcctaaatgttgtagccactttacATAAAAATTAGCAATGCTGCACATGTCAATGTTTAGATTTTTAAAGTTCTGTTTGAATAGCCTGATCATTAGTTGCAATTTTAATGAATTGTTTAAATGgacattgtaaactgatggtgagtgtgttctgtattgtgattgattaattacattctttatctgggatcaaatgaaaataacacccggaatgctaatgacgtcattagagagtGGCGtaattagcaattggaacaggcgaagttgacgaagttagattgtagccaggtatttttttcaggaaataccaaatatacagttagttccgtagaaaaatgattcagtttataatggacataaccatatggagtttttagatctGCAGGAGTTATTGTCTGTTTGATGCACgcaaatgacatttgcgggatcaaatagataATAAaccccgcaaatctaaaaacttcatatggttatctcctaattattTCAGAGTGGCTCAGGCCTACGTGAATGAGAAAAAGCTGAACACGGAGACAAAGATTCTGCAGGAGAATGCCGCCCAGTTCACGAGGCAGACTATGCAGTGGTTGAAGTTGGTGGAAGATTTGAATACTTCGTTGAAGGTAAAACATAATCTTCAGACTGAACACCAGTTTAGTTTAGTTCCACATGGCCGCATActataaatcataaaataatagCAACCAAAATATTTAGCGA encodes the following:
- the LOC121381070 gene encoding biogenesis of lysosome-related organelles complex 1 subunit 1-like, translated to MLSNLLKQHQVRQQARKEVQEKRKHDAIAASTALSHLLVDHLNAGVAQAYVNEKKLNTETKILQENAAQFTRQTMQWLKLVEDLNTSLKEIGDVENWAKSIETDMRTISSALEYAYRKSE